A region of Vitis riparia cultivar Riparia Gloire de Montpellier isolate 1030 chromosome 1, EGFV_Vit.rip_1.0, whole genome shotgun sequence DNA encodes the following proteins:
- the LOC117915245 gene encoding LOW QUALITY PROTEIN: multiple RNA-binding domain-containing protein 1-like (The sequence of the model RefSeq protein was modified relative to this genomic sequence to represent the inferred CDS: inserted 1 base in 1 codon) — MSRICVKNLPKYVAEDRLREHFSQKGEITDAKLMRTKEGKSRQFAFIGFRTEREAEEALKFFNNSYLDTCRITCEIARKVGDPDVPRPWSRYSLKKEDKSTEVEKKDMGAKNSSHVGSKGEKSKKGSENDDPQLQEFLQVMQPRVKSKMWANDTLGVPPLDHNGKNSDKQTQSMREGRDEAVQMQADLDESDEREDELSDSQMDTKPNNLAHDEVISDMDYFKSRVKKKWSDSESDDVSESGDDSESDDDSESGDDNDDNIDSFNKKSVESQDVQQVCQHGQHNTIKNDVAQEKVDDDDHSEESDGERMDSGNPLLSSNDGKDVLETGRLFVRNLPYTATEDELEELFSKFGNVSQVHLVVNKDTKRSKGIAYVLFTLPESAVRALEELDNSIFQGRLLHVMPAREKKPSEKQEANASASQSSKTLKQKREEEKKASEASGDTRAWNSLFMRTDTVVENIARKYGISKSDLLDSQADDLAVRIALGETQVITETKKALINAGVNIASLEEFVAGKTEGAKRSNHILLVKNLPYGSSEGELAKMFGKYGSLDKIILPPTKTLALAVFLEPAEARAAFRGLAYKRYKDAPLYLEWAPGNILSQNAPYENDASRSVIVGERDAKRMLLEQQVEGISDVNIDPDRVESRSLFVKNLNFKTSGESLRKHFSEHMKEGKIRSVRVKEHLKKWEECVNGFWFIEFDSVETAVNVCSNLQGTVLDGHALILQLCRAKKDEQVLKKVDKDKSSTKLIVRNVXFEATEKDLRQLFSPFGQIKSLRLPMKFGSHRGFAFVEFVTKQEAQNALQALSSTHLYGRHLVMERAKEGESLEELRARTAAQFTDQNPTKLSRKRKHMAALDEGTVKFERIAD, encoded by the exons AT GTCTCGGATATGTGTGAAGAATTTGCCAAAATACGTGGCTGAGGACCGCCTCAGAGAGCATTTTTCTCAAAAAGGAGAAATAACCGACGCCAAGCTTATGAGAACCAA AGAGGGTAAAAGTAGGCAGTTCGCATTTATTGGGTTTCGGACTGAGCGGGAAGCTGAAGAAGCTCTGAAATTCTTCAACAACTCGTACCTTGATACTTGCAGAATTACCTGTGAG ATTGCTCGTAAGGTAGGGGATCCAGACGTCCCTCGTCCATGGAGTCGATATTCTTTGAAGAAAGAAGATAAATCAACTGAAGTGGAGAAGAAAGATATGGGTGCTAAAAATTCGAGCCATGTGGGTTCTAAAGGAGAGAAATCGAAAAAGGGCAGTGAGAATGATGATCCTCAGCTTCAGGAGTTTCTTCAGGTTATGCAACCAAGGGTTAAGTCGAAAATGTGGGCAAATGATACATTGGGAGTTCCCCCTCTTGATCATAATGGGAAAAACAGTGACAAGCAGACTCAATCTATGAGGGAAGGCAGAGATGAGGCAGTTCAAATGCAAGCTGATTTAGATGAATCTGATGAAAGAGAAGATGAGTTATCAGACAGTCAGATGGATACGAAACCTAACAATCTAGCTCATGATGAAGTCATTTCAGACATGGATTACTTCAAGAGTAGAGTGAAGAAGAAGTGGTCAGATTCAGAAAGTGATGATGTTTCAGAAAGTGGTGATGATTCAGAAAGTGATGACGATTCAGAAAGTGGTGATGATAATGATGACAACATTGATTCTTTTAATAAGAAAAGCGTTGAGAGTCAAGATGTTCAACAAGTATGTCAGCATGGACAGCACAACACCATTAAAAACGATGTTGCCCAAGAGAAGGTTGATGATGATGACCATTCTGAAGAATCTGATGGTGAAAGGATGGACTCAGGGAACCCATTGTTAAGTTCAAACGATGGGAAAGATGTTCTTGAGACTGGTCGGCTTTTTGTCCGTAATCTGCCATATACTGCAAC TGAGGATGAACTTGAGGAGCTTTTTAGCAAATTTGGCAATGTATCACAGGTTCATCTTGTTGTGAATAAAGATACAAAACGATCAAAGGGAATTGCCTATGTTCTTTTCACACTTCCTGAATCTGCAGTGAG GGCATTGGAAGAATTAGACAATTCAATTTTCCAAGGCAGATTATTGCATGTCATGCCAGcgagagaaaaaaaaccttCTGAGAAACAGGA GGCCAATGCTTCTGCAAGCCAATCTTCAAAAACTTTAAAGCAAAAGAGGGAGGAGGAAAAGAAGGCATCGGAAGCTAGTGGTGATACACGGGCATGGAACAGTTTGTTTATGCGCACTGATACA GTTGTTGAAAATATCGCTAGGAAATATGGTATAAGTAAAAGTGATTTACTTGACTCTCAAGCCGATGATCTCGCCGTACGTATTGCATTGGGAGAAACTCAAGTGATAACGGAGACAAAGAAGGCTCTTATAAATGCTGGAGTAAATATAGCCTCTTTAGAGGAATTTGTTGCTGGGAAAACTGAGGGTGCAAAGAGAAGCAACCACATTCTACTAGTGAAGAACTTGCCTTATGGTTCATCTGAAGGTGAACTAGCTAAAATGTTTGGGAAATATGGGAGTTTGGACAAAATTATTCTTCCTCCGACAAAAACATTAGCCTTG gcgGTTTTCCTTGAACCAGCGGAAGCTCGTGCTGCTTTCAGAGGTTTAGCATACAAGCGTTACAA GGATGCACCATTATATTTGGAATGGGCTCCTGGAAATATTCTCAGTCAAAATGCACCTTATGAGAATGATGCAAGTAGAAGTGTCATTGTTGGTGAACGTGATGCCAAGAGGATGTTACTAGAACAACAGGTGGAAGGAATATCAGATGTGAATATTGATCCTGATAGAGTTGAG TCGCGGTCCCTGTTTGTCAAGAACCTAAATTTTAAGACGTCTGGTGAGAGTTTGAGAAAGCATTTTAGTGAACACATGAAGGAGGGAAAAATCCGAAGTGTCAGG GTGAAGGAGCACTtgaaaaaatgggaagaatgTGTCAATGGGTTTTGGTTTATAGAGTTTGATTCAGTTGAGACAGCAGTCAATGTTTGCAGCAATTTACAG GGTACTGTTCTGGATGGTCATGCTCTCATCCTGCAACTATGTCGTGCCAAGAAGGATGAACAAGTGCTGAAAAAGGTTGATAAGGATAAGAGTTCAACAAAATTAATTGTGAGAAATG GCTTTGAGGCAACAGAGAAAGATCTGAGACAGTTGTTTAGTCCATTTGGCCAG ATCAAGAGCTTAAGACTTCCAATGAAGTTTGGAAGCCATAGAGGCTTTGCATTTGTTGAATTTGTCACAAAGCAAGAGGCACAGAATGCTCTGCAAGCTCTTTCAAGCACTCATCTGTACGGTCGGCATCTG GTCATGGAGAGAGCCAAGGAAGGTGAGAGCTTGGAAGAATTACGGGCTAGAACAGCTGCTCAGTTTACAGATCAGAATCCGACCAAGTTATCCAGGAAAAGGAAGCACATGGCCGCATTGGATGAAGGCACTGTTAAGTTTGAGAGGATTGCAGATTAG
- the LOC117911247 gene encoding pentatricopeptide repeat-containing protein At4g11690-like, with protein sequence MKPLQRSLFVSAPSLPSNPISLLFSTLSSSSSSSSSAAAEVAAAAAAKKHIDLTPEELTKISLLIPRLCSSNQLPTAIRLVDASFLANPPLESLSLRILIDRLTSEPDMTQPMALLTRLKHNQFAHYSLRPITTLLISSYFKKRRPKEAFKVFNWMSRPDSHCTPHVAAYSLLVHGFCRNGFVLEALKVLRAMVGADMAPAADLRTRVYRSLLREARIGEAKDLDAVLRCVGDGGEGFGKVVNLLDRMIGNWVE encoded by the coding sequence ATGAAACCACTGCAACGTAGTCTCTTCGTCTCTGCTCCCTCCCTCCCCTCAAACCCAATCTCTCTCCTGTTCTCAaccctctcttcttcttcctcctcctcttcttctgCTGCTGCGGAGGTGGCGGCGGCGGCTGCTGCAAAGAAACATATCGATTTAACCCCAGAAGAGCTCACAAAGATCAGCCTTCTCATCCCACGCCTCTGCTCCTCAAACCAACTCCCAACCGCCATCCGCCTCGTCGACGCATCGTTCCTGGCAAACCCACCTCTGGAATCCCTCTCTCTGCGCATTCTCATTGATCGCCTCACCTCGGAACCCGATATGACCCAACCCATGGCACTGCTTACTCGCCTCAAGCACAACCAATTTGCGCACTACTCACTCCGACCTATCACCACTCTGCTTATCTCTTCCTACTTCAAGAAACGCAGGCCCAAAGAGGCTTTTAAAGTGTTCAATTGGATGTCCAGACCTGATTCTCATTGCACCCCCCACGTGGCGGCGTACTCCCTTTTGGTTCATGGGTTTTGTAGAAATGGGTTTGTTCTCGAGGCCCTGAAGGTTCTCCGGGCAATGGTGGGGGCGGATATGGCGCCTGCGGCGGATTTGAGGACCCGGGTTTATAGGAGTTTGTTGAGGGAGGCGCGGATTGGGGAAGCTAAGGACTTGGATGCGGTTCTGAGATGTGTTGGAGATGGCGGTGAGGGTTTTGGGAAGGTGGTGAATTTGCTTGATCGGATGATTGGGAATTGGGTGGAGTAG
- the LOC117925938 gene encoding protein PLASTID TRANSCRIPTIONALLY ACTIVE 14 isoform X4, giving the protein MASSPLLHHPTHCFISSNQGFCNGLSSSRPNYSWMRGSGNNIRPIKAAVEMPPFPLFEPPQIESDTPSQLEPADPDFYKIGYVRSVRAYGVEFKEGPDGFGVYASKDVEPLRRARMIMEIPLELMLTIRKKLPWMFFPDIVPVGHPIFDIINSTNPETDWDLRLACLLLFAFDQEDNFWQLYGDFLPSEGECTSLLLATEEDLLELQDPKLASTMRDQQRRASEFWEKNWHSGVPLKIKRLARDPNRFIWAVSIAQSRCINMQMRIGALVQDANMLIPYADMLNHSFQPNCFFHWRFKDRMLEVMINAGQRIKKGEEMTVNYMSGLKNDMLMQRYGFSSPVNPWDVIQFSGNAQIHLDSFLSVFNISGLPEEYYHNSRLSNNGDSFVDGAVIAAARTLPTWSDGDVPPMPSMERKAVKQLQEECQQMLLEFPTTSEQDQQILDSMTEERRTLEAAIKYRLHRKLLIEKVIQALDIYQERILF; this is encoded by the exons aTGGCCTCTTCTCCTCTTCTCCACCACCCAACCCACTGCTTCATCTCCAGTAACCAG GGTTTCTGCAATGGGTTGTCGTCATCACGACCCAACTACTCTTGGATGCGCGGCTCTGGAAATAACATTAGACCCATCAAAGCTGCCGTAGAGATGCCTCCTTTTCCACTCTTTGAACCTCCACAAATTGAAAGTGACACACCTTCTCAG TTGGAGCCTGCAGACCCTGATTTCTACAAGATAGGGTATGTTCGGAGTGTTCGAGCATACGGTGTTGAATTCAAGGAAGGGCCTGATGGATTTGGAGTCTATGCCTCTAAAGATGTTGAACCACTTCGCAGAGCAAGG ATGATCATGGAAATTCCACTGGAATTGATGttaacaataagaaaaaagCTCCCATGGATGTTTTTCCCAGACATCGTACCAGTGGGACATcctatatttgatattatcaacTCAACCAATCCGGAG ACAGATTGGGATCTGCGGTTAGCATGCCTTCTTTTGTTTGCATTTGATCAAGAGGATAACTTCTGGCAGCTATATGGTGATTTTTTACCTAGTGAAGGAGAGTGCACTAGCTTGCTTCTAGCTACAGAG gAGGACCTTTTGGAGCTGCAGGATCCGAAATTGGCTTCAACTATGAGAGATCAGCAACGCCGAGCTTCAGAATTTTGGGAAAAGAATTGG CACTCTGGTGTCCCCCTTAAAATAAAGCGCCTTGCTCGTGATCCCAATAGATTCATTTGGGCAGTGAGTATAGCACAATCACGATGCATAAACATGCAAATGAGGATTGGTGCACTAGTTCAAGATGCAAATATGCTAATTCCTTATGCTG ACATGCTAAACCATTCCTTTCAGCCAAATTGTTTCTTTCATTGGCGTTTCAAGGACCGCATGCTTGAGGTGATGATAAATGCTGGACAAAGGATTAAGAAAGGGGAGGAG ATGACTGTCAATTACATGAGTGGGCTGAAAAATGACATGTTAATGCAAAGATATGGTTTTTCGTCCCCTGTG AATCCTTGGGATGTCATCCAGTTCTCTGGAAATGCACAGATTCATTTGGACTCCTTCTTGTCAGTCTTCAATATATCTGGCCTTCCTGAAGAATATTATCATAACA GTCGGTTATCTAATAATGGAGATAGTTTTGTTGATGGAGCGGTAATAGCAGCAGCAAGAACATTGCCCACTTGGTCAGATGGGGATGTGCCTCCAATGCCAAGCATGGAGCGGAAAGCTGTGAAGCAGTTACAAGAAGAATGTCAACAGATGCTTTTGGAATTCCCCACAACTTCAGAGCAAGATCAACAAATTCTAG ATTCTATGACAGAAGAAAGGAGAACACTTGAAGCTGCAATCAA GTACAGATTGCACAGGAAGTTGCTGATAGAGAAGGTCATCCAGGCATTGGACATTTACCAAGAGCGGATATTGTTTTGA
- the LOC117925938 gene encoding protein PLASTID TRANSCRIPTIONALLY ACTIVE 14 isoform X1, whose amino-acid sequence MASSPLLHHPTHCFISSNQGFCNGLSSSRPNYSWMRGSGNNIRPIKAAVEMPPFPLFEPPQIESDTPSQLEPADPDFYKIGYVRSVRAYGVEFKEGPDGFGVYASKDVEPLRRARMIMEIPLELMLTIRKKLPWMFFPDIVPVGHPIFDIINSTNPEFLLMQTDWDLRLACLLLFAFDQEDNFWQLYGDFLPSEGECTSLLLATEEDLLELQDPKLASTMRDQQRRASEFWEKNWHSGVPLKIKRLARDPNRFIWAVSIAQSRCINMQMRIGALVQDANMLIPYADMLNHSFQPNCFFHWRFKDRMLEVMINAGQRIKKGEEMTVNYMSGLKNDMLMQRYGFSSPVNPWDVIQFSGNAQIHLDSFLSVFNISGLPEEYYHNTGRLSNNGDSFVDGAVIAAARTLPTWSDGDVPPMPSMERKAVKQLQEECQQMLLEFPTTSEQDQQILDSMTEERRTLEAAIKYRLHRKLLIEKVIQALDIYQERILF is encoded by the exons aTGGCCTCTTCTCCTCTTCTCCACCACCCAACCCACTGCTTCATCTCCAGTAACCAG GGTTTCTGCAATGGGTTGTCGTCATCACGACCCAACTACTCTTGGATGCGCGGCTCTGGAAATAACATTAGACCCATCAAAGCTGCCGTAGAGATGCCTCCTTTTCCACTCTTTGAACCTCCACAAATTGAAAGTGACACACCTTCTCAG TTGGAGCCTGCAGACCCTGATTTCTACAAGATAGGGTATGTTCGGAGTGTTCGAGCATACGGTGTTGAATTCAAGGAAGGGCCTGATGGATTTGGAGTCTATGCCTCTAAAGATGTTGAACCACTTCGCAGAGCAAGG ATGATCATGGAAATTCCACTGGAATTGATGttaacaataagaaaaaagCTCCCATGGATGTTTTTCCCAGACATCGTACCAGTGGGACATcctatatttgatattatcaacTCAACCAATCCGGAG tTTCTCTTAATGCAG ACAGATTGGGATCTGCGGTTAGCATGCCTTCTTTTGTTTGCATTTGATCAAGAGGATAACTTCTGGCAGCTATATGGTGATTTTTTACCTAGTGAAGGAGAGTGCACTAGCTTGCTTCTAGCTACAGAG gAGGACCTTTTGGAGCTGCAGGATCCGAAATTGGCTTCAACTATGAGAGATCAGCAACGCCGAGCTTCAGAATTTTGGGAAAAGAATTGG CACTCTGGTGTCCCCCTTAAAATAAAGCGCCTTGCTCGTGATCCCAATAGATTCATTTGGGCAGTGAGTATAGCACAATCACGATGCATAAACATGCAAATGAGGATTGGTGCACTAGTTCAAGATGCAAATATGCTAATTCCTTATGCTG ACATGCTAAACCATTCCTTTCAGCCAAATTGTTTCTTTCATTGGCGTTTCAAGGACCGCATGCTTGAGGTGATGATAAATGCTGGACAAAGGATTAAGAAAGGGGAGGAG ATGACTGTCAATTACATGAGTGGGCTGAAAAATGACATGTTAATGCAAAGATATGGTTTTTCGTCCCCTGTG AATCCTTGGGATGTCATCCAGTTCTCTGGAAATGCACAGATTCATTTGGACTCCTTCTTGTCAGTCTTCAATATATCTGGCCTTCCTGAAGAATATTATCATAACA CAGGTCGGTTATCTAATAATGGAGATAGTTTTGTTGATGGAGCGGTAATAGCAGCAGCAAGAACATTGCCCACTTGGTCAGATGGGGATGTGCCTCCAATGCCAAGCATGGAGCGGAAAGCTGTGAAGCAGTTACAAGAAGAATGTCAACAGATGCTTTTGGAATTCCCCACAACTTCAGAGCAAGATCAACAAATTCTAG ATTCTATGACAGAAGAAAGGAGAACACTTGAAGCTGCAATCAA GTACAGATTGCACAGGAAGTTGCTGATAGAGAAGGTCATCCAGGCATTGGACATTTACCAAGAGCGGATATTGTTTTGA
- the LOC117925938 gene encoding protein PLASTID TRANSCRIPTIONALLY ACTIVE 14 isoform X2 codes for MASSPLLHHPTHCFISSNQGFCNGLSSSRPNYSWMRGSGNNIRPIKAAVEMPPFPLFEPPQIESDTPSQLEPADPDFYKIGYVRSVRAYGVEFKEGPDGFGVYASKDVEPLRRARMIMEIPLELMLTIRKKLPWMFFPDIVPVGHPIFDIINSTNPEFLLMQTDWDLRLACLLLFAFDQEDNFWQLYGDFLPSEGECTSLLLATEEDLLELQDPKLASTMRDQQRRASEFWEKNWHSGVPLKIKRLARDPNRFIWAVSIAQSRCINMQMRIGALVQDANMLIPYADMLNHSFQPNCFFHWRFKDRMLEVMINAGQRIKKGEEMTVNYMSGLKNDMLMQRYGFSSPVNPWDVIQFSGNAQIHLDSFLSVFNISGLPEEYYHNSRLSNNGDSFVDGAVIAAARTLPTWSDGDVPPMPSMERKAVKQLQEECQQMLLEFPTTSEQDQQILDSMTEERRTLEAAIKYRLHRKLLIEKVIQALDIYQERILF; via the exons aTGGCCTCTTCTCCTCTTCTCCACCACCCAACCCACTGCTTCATCTCCAGTAACCAG GGTTTCTGCAATGGGTTGTCGTCATCACGACCCAACTACTCTTGGATGCGCGGCTCTGGAAATAACATTAGACCCATCAAAGCTGCCGTAGAGATGCCTCCTTTTCCACTCTTTGAACCTCCACAAATTGAAAGTGACACACCTTCTCAG TTGGAGCCTGCAGACCCTGATTTCTACAAGATAGGGTATGTTCGGAGTGTTCGAGCATACGGTGTTGAATTCAAGGAAGGGCCTGATGGATTTGGAGTCTATGCCTCTAAAGATGTTGAACCACTTCGCAGAGCAAGG ATGATCATGGAAATTCCACTGGAATTGATGttaacaataagaaaaaagCTCCCATGGATGTTTTTCCCAGACATCGTACCAGTGGGACATcctatatttgatattatcaacTCAACCAATCCGGAG tTTCTCTTAATGCAG ACAGATTGGGATCTGCGGTTAGCATGCCTTCTTTTGTTTGCATTTGATCAAGAGGATAACTTCTGGCAGCTATATGGTGATTTTTTACCTAGTGAAGGAGAGTGCACTAGCTTGCTTCTAGCTACAGAG gAGGACCTTTTGGAGCTGCAGGATCCGAAATTGGCTTCAACTATGAGAGATCAGCAACGCCGAGCTTCAGAATTTTGGGAAAAGAATTGG CACTCTGGTGTCCCCCTTAAAATAAAGCGCCTTGCTCGTGATCCCAATAGATTCATTTGGGCAGTGAGTATAGCACAATCACGATGCATAAACATGCAAATGAGGATTGGTGCACTAGTTCAAGATGCAAATATGCTAATTCCTTATGCTG ACATGCTAAACCATTCCTTTCAGCCAAATTGTTTCTTTCATTGGCGTTTCAAGGACCGCATGCTTGAGGTGATGATAAATGCTGGACAAAGGATTAAGAAAGGGGAGGAG ATGACTGTCAATTACATGAGTGGGCTGAAAAATGACATGTTAATGCAAAGATATGGTTTTTCGTCCCCTGTG AATCCTTGGGATGTCATCCAGTTCTCTGGAAATGCACAGATTCATTTGGACTCCTTCTTGTCAGTCTTCAATATATCTGGCCTTCCTGAAGAATATTATCATAACA GTCGGTTATCTAATAATGGAGATAGTTTTGTTGATGGAGCGGTAATAGCAGCAGCAAGAACATTGCCCACTTGGTCAGATGGGGATGTGCCTCCAATGCCAAGCATGGAGCGGAAAGCTGTGAAGCAGTTACAAGAAGAATGTCAACAGATGCTTTTGGAATTCCCCACAACTTCAGAGCAAGATCAACAAATTCTAG ATTCTATGACAGAAGAAAGGAGAACACTTGAAGCTGCAATCAA GTACAGATTGCACAGGAAGTTGCTGATAGAGAAGGTCATCCAGGCATTGGACATTTACCAAGAGCGGATATTGTTTTGA
- the LOC117925938 gene encoding protein PLASTID TRANSCRIPTIONALLY ACTIVE 14 isoform X3, which translates to MASSPLLHHPTHCFISSNQGFCNGLSSSRPNYSWMRGSGNNIRPIKAAVEMPPFPLFEPPQIESDTPSQLEPADPDFYKIGYVRSVRAYGVEFKEGPDGFGVYASKDVEPLRRARMIMEIPLELMLTIRKKLPWMFFPDIVPVGHPIFDIINSTNPETDWDLRLACLLLFAFDQEDNFWQLYGDFLPSEGECTSLLLATEEDLLELQDPKLASTMRDQQRRASEFWEKNWHSGVPLKIKRLARDPNRFIWAVSIAQSRCINMQMRIGALVQDANMLIPYADMLNHSFQPNCFFHWRFKDRMLEVMINAGQRIKKGEEMTVNYMSGLKNDMLMQRYGFSSPVNPWDVIQFSGNAQIHLDSFLSVFNISGLPEEYYHNTGRLSNNGDSFVDGAVIAAARTLPTWSDGDVPPMPSMERKAVKQLQEECQQMLLEFPTTSEQDQQILDSMTEERRTLEAAIKYRLHRKLLIEKVIQALDIYQERILF; encoded by the exons aTGGCCTCTTCTCCTCTTCTCCACCACCCAACCCACTGCTTCATCTCCAGTAACCAG GGTTTCTGCAATGGGTTGTCGTCATCACGACCCAACTACTCTTGGATGCGCGGCTCTGGAAATAACATTAGACCCATCAAAGCTGCCGTAGAGATGCCTCCTTTTCCACTCTTTGAACCTCCACAAATTGAAAGTGACACACCTTCTCAG TTGGAGCCTGCAGACCCTGATTTCTACAAGATAGGGTATGTTCGGAGTGTTCGAGCATACGGTGTTGAATTCAAGGAAGGGCCTGATGGATTTGGAGTCTATGCCTCTAAAGATGTTGAACCACTTCGCAGAGCAAGG ATGATCATGGAAATTCCACTGGAATTGATGttaacaataagaaaaaagCTCCCATGGATGTTTTTCCCAGACATCGTACCAGTGGGACATcctatatttgatattatcaacTCAACCAATCCGGAG ACAGATTGGGATCTGCGGTTAGCATGCCTTCTTTTGTTTGCATTTGATCAAGAGGATAACTTCTGGCAGCTATATGGTGATTTTTTACCTAGTGAAGGAGAGTGCACTAGCTTGCTTCTAGCTACAGAG gAGGACCTTTTGGAGCTGCAGGATCCGAAATTGGCTTCAACTATGAGAGATCAGCAACGCCGAGCTTCAGAATTTTGGGAAAAGAATTGG CACTCTGGTGTCCCCCTTAAAATAAAGCGCCTTGCTCGTGATCCCAATAGATTCATTTGGGCAGTGAGTATAGCACAATCACGATGCATAAACATGCAAATGAGGATTGGTGCACTAGTTCAAGATGCAAATATGCTAATTCCTTATGCTG ACATGCTAAACCATTCCTTTCAGCCAAATTGTTTCTTTCATTGGCGTTTCAAGGACCGCATGCTTGAGGTGATGATAAATGCTGGACAAAGGATTAAGAAAGGGGAGGAG ATGACTGTCAATTACATGAGTGGGCTGAAAAATGACATGTTAATGCAAAGATATGGTTTTTCGTCCCCTGTG AATCCTTGGGATGTCATCCAGTTCTCTGGAAATGCACAGATTCATTTGGACTCCTTCTTGTCAGTCTTCAATATATCTGGCCTTCCTGAAGAATATTATCATAACA CAGGTCGGTTATCTAATAATGGAGATAGTTTTGTTGATGGAGCGGTAATAGCAGCAGCAAGAACATTGCCCACTTGGTCAGATGGGGATGTGCCTCCAATGCCAAGCATGGAGCGGAAAGCTGTGAAGCAGTTACAAGAAGAATGTCAACAGATGCTTTTGGAATTCCCCACAACTTCAGAGCAAGATCAACAAATTCTAG ATTCTATGACAGAAGAAAGGAGAACACTTGAAGCTGCAATCAA GTACAGATTGCACAGGAAGTTGCTGATAGAGAAGGTCATCCAGGCATTGGACATTTACCAAGAGCGGATATTGTTTTGA
- the LOC117925374 gene encoding 28S ribosomal protein S33, mitochondrial, translated as MSSLGLKSLLSAAVKGGVTEARARIFGHVLNPTGQRSPHKILRKKLIGEKVAQWYPYDIKKDDPLVMARQEQERLSKLEMLKRRGKGPPKKGQGKRAAKRNK; from the exons ATGAGCAGCTTGGGCTTGAAGAGCTTGCTATCGGCAGCGGTGAAGGGAGGCGTGACGGAGGCACGGGCGAGAATATTCGGTCACGTACTTAACCCAACTGGACAGAGATCTCCCCACAAGATTCTCCGCAAGAAGCTTATTGGTGAGAAAGTCGCTCAATGGTACCCTTATGACATCAAGAAAGACGACCCTCTCGTCATGGCTCGCCAGGAACAAGA GCGTTTGTCCAAGCTTGAAATGTTGAAGCGTCGTGGGAAGGGACCTCCCAAGAAAGGGCAGGGGAAGCGTGCTGCTAAGCGTAACAAGTAG